In the Prochlorococcus sp. MIT 1307 genome, one interval contains:
- a CDS encoding 2-isopropylmalate synthase has protein sequence MAKDPGRVLIFDTTLRDGEQSPGASLNLEEKLAIAQQLARLGVDVIEAGFPFASQGDFAAVQRIAQQVGGEEGPVICGLARASRSDIKACFDAVSPAPRRRIHTFIATSDIHLEHKLRKSRAEVLGIVPDMVCYARSLVDDIEFSCEDAARSDPEFLYEVIELAIASGAGTINIPDTVGYTTPSEFGELIAGINRNVSNIDEAILSVHGHNDLGLAVANFLEAVKNGARQLECTINGIGERAGNAALEELVMGLHVRRRYFNPFFGRDIDSPTPLTAVRTEEITKTSRLVSNLTGMVVQPNKAIVGANAFAHESGIHQDGVLKNRLTYEIVDARTVGLTDNRISLGKLSGRSAVRARLEELGYDLNREDLNEAFARFKDLADRKRDITDRDLEAIVSEQVQQPEARFLLRLVQVSCGSTLKPTATITLADQDGKEDTSSAVGTGPVDAVCRALDALIGESNELIEFSVKSVTEGIDAMGEVTIRLRRNGKLYSGHSADTDVVVAAAQAYVNALNRLVSNEGSTSLHPQLDAIGPDPLPRI, from the coding sequence ATGGCTAAGGATCCAGGACGCGTTTTAATTTTCGACACTACCCTCAGAGATGGTGAGCAATCACCAGGAGCAAGTCTCAATCTGGAAGAGAAACTTGCAATTGCTCAGCAATTAGCACGGCTTGGAGTTGATGTAATTGAAGCTGGATTTCCTTTCGCTAGTCAAGGAGACTTTGCTGCCGTTCAGCGGATTGCACAGCAAGTTGGAGGAGAAGAAGGCCCAGTTATTTGTGGGCTAGCACGAGCATCTCGCTCTGATATTAAAGCTTGTTTTGATGCAGTATCTCCTGCGCCAAGAAGACGTATTCATACTTTCATAGCTACAAGTGATATTCACCTTGAGCACAAACTGCGAAAGTCACGGGCTGAAGTCCTTGGAATAGTTCCTGACATGGTTTGTTATGCACGTTCTTTGGTAGATGATATTGAATTTTCATGCGAGGATGCTGCAAGGAGTGATCCAGAATTTCTCTATGAGGTTATAGAGCTTGCAATTGCTTCTGGTGCAGGAACAATAAATATTCCTGATACTGTTGGCTATACAACTCCGTCTGAGTTTGGTGAATTAATTGCTGGAATAAATCGCAATGTATCTAATATTGATGAGGCAATTTTATCTGTTCACGGACATAATGACTTAGGTCTTGCTGTTGCTAATTTTCTTGAAGCTGTAAAAAATGGTGCAAGACAACTTGAATGCACTATTAATGGAATAGGAGAAAGAGCCGGGAATGCTGCTTTAGAAGAATTAGTTATGGGGTTGCATGTTCGACGTCGTTACTTTAATCCATTCTTTGGTAGGGATATTGATAGTCCAACTCCGCTTACAGCTGTGCGCACTGAAGAAATTACTAAGACCTCTCGATTGGTTTCAAACCTAACGGGGATGGTTGTTCAACCAAATAAGGCAATAGTTGGTGCGAATGCTTTTGCCCATGAGTCAGGCATCCATCAGGATGGTGTTCTGAAAAATCGACTTACTTATGAAATAGTTGATGCTCGTACGGTTGGACTTACAGACAATAGGATTTCTCTAGGAAAGCTCAGTGGGAGAAGTGCAGTAAGAGCACGACTAGAAGAGTTAGGCTATGACCTTAATAGAGAGGATCTTAATGAAGCTTTTGCTCGATTTAAGGATTTAGCTGATCGAAAGAGAGATATTACTGATAGAGATCTTGAAGCGATAGTAAGCGAACAGGTTCAACAGCCAGAAGCGCGTTTTCTATTACGTCTTGTTCAAGTTAGTTGTGGGAGCACTCTTAAGCCAACTGCAACAATTACTCTTGCCGATCAAGATGGGAAAGAAGATACAAGCTCTGCTGTGGGAACTGGTCCTGTGGATGCTGTTTGCAGAGCATTGGACGCTCTAATAGGAGAGTCCAATGAATTAATTGAGTTTTCCGTTAAATCTGTCACCGAAGGGATAGATGCAATGGGAGAGGTGACGATTCGATTGCGTCGTAATGGCAAGCTCTATTCAGGACACTCTGCAGATACTGATGTAGTGGTGGCTGCAGCTCAGGCTTATGTCAATGCACTAAATAGGCTTGTTTCTAACGAAGGGAGTACTTCTCTTCATCCTCAGCTAGATGCAATAGGTCCAGACCCTTTGCCAAGGATTTGA
- a CDS encoding glycoside hydrolase family 57 protein, whose protein sequence is MAAGALALVLHAHLPYVRTEIPGSLEEDWFFQALMECYLPLIQTLEVAASSSEQIPRATVGLSPTLLALLQDEELKQRFPTWLKVRIDLLKDVPSNQRNAARSLAKKINNQLIHWQECDGDVIGRFAALQSSGVLDLLTCAATHGYLPLLRENPEAVNGQLKTAVKEHHRLFGVNPLGIWLPECAYYEGLDKIMLSAGLRYAVLDGHGLLHANPRPRYGLYAPICSKNGVAFFGRDSEATLPVWSARDGYPGDPEYREFHRDVGWDLPIKKLKCLGLKEPRPLGLKLHKVTDLKIALDKKKIYEPELAAERIKKHAKHYLQGRRNQLDKLEAQMEIKPLLVAPFDAELFGHWWFEGPAFLAELFLQAKKENILFTRLRDVLSEAQALQLCDPCPSSWGKGGYHDYWLNESNAWIIPEWSKAANAMIQHCSRQNKGGKVNKMLLKQAARELLLSQSSDWSFIIRAGTTTDLAKARINLHLTRFWALIRVIDGEEKLTKRLLKEIETQDQIFPLIDINDWCKFN, encoded by the coding sequence TTGGCCGCTGGCGCACTAGCCCTGGTTCTACATGCTCACCTTCCTTACGTGAGGACGGAAATACCAGGGTCCTTGGAAGAAGACTGGTTCTTCCAAGCCCTAATGGAGTGTTATCTACCATTAATTCAAACACTTGAAGTTGCTGCATCTTCAAGCGAACAAATACCAAGAGCCACTGTGGGACTTTCTCCAACCCTGCTGGCGCTTCTTCAAGATGAGGAACTTAAGCAACGATTCCCAACATGGCTCAAAGTCAGGATTGATCTTTTAAAGGATGTTCCAAGTAATCAACGAAATGCTGCGAGGTCACTAGCAAAAAAAATAAATAATCAACTAATTCATTGGCAGGAATGTGATGGAGATGTAATTGGTCGTTTTGCGGCTCTGCAATCTTCAGGAGTCTTGGATCTGCTCACATGTGCTGCAACTCATGGATACCTCCCTTTACTGAGAGAGAACCCCGAGGCTGTAAATGGTCAATTAAAAACAGCAGTAAAGGAACATCATCGACTATTTGGTGTCAATCCACTAGGTATATGGCTACCTGAATGCGCTTACTATGAAGGGTTGGACAAAATAATGCTAAGTGCTGGACTTCGTTATGCGGTTCTAGACGGCCATGGACTACTACATGCCAATCCAAGACCGAGGTATGGACTATATGCCCCAATATGCAGCAAAAATGGAGTAGCTTTCTTTGGAAGAGATAGTGAAGCTACACTTCCAGTCTGGTCAGCAAGGGATGGATATCCAGGGGACCCTGAATATCGAGAATTTCACAGAGATGTTGGGTGGGATTTACCAATAAAAAAACTCAAGTGCCTCGGATTAAAAGAGCCCAGACCACTAGGGCTCAAGTTGCACAAAGTAACTGATCTAAAAATAGCTTTGGATAAGAAAAAAATTTACGAGCCAGAGTTGGCAGCTGAACGAATCAAAAAGCATGCAAAGCATTATCTACAAGGACGTCGGAACCAACTAGATAAGCTTGAGGCCCAAATGGAAATCAAACCTTTACTTGTTGCTCCATTTGATGCAGAACTTTTTGGCCACTGGTGGTTCGAAGGACCTGCTTTCTTGGCTGAACTATTTCTACAGGCAAAGAAAGAGAACATACTTTTCACTCGGTTAAGAGATGTGCTCTCTGAAGCCCAAGCACTTCAACTTTGCGATCCTTGTCCTTCAAGTTGGGGAAAGGGTGGTTACCACGACTACTGGCTAAATGAAAGTAATGCATGGATTATTCCTGAATGGAGCAAAGCCGCAAATGCCATGATTCAACATTGCTCCAGACAAAATAAAGGAGGCAAAGTCAACAAGATGCTCCTTAAACAAGCAGCAAGAGAACTACTTTTATCACAATCATCCGATTGGAGTTTCATTATTCGAGCAGGAACCACGACAGATCTTGCTAAAGCCCGCATTAACCTTCATCTAACTCGCTTTTGGGCATTAATTCGTGTAATTGATGGAGAAGAAAAGCTTACAAAACGCCTACTCAAGGAGATTGAAACACAAGATCAGATCTTTCCACTAATCGATATAAACGACTGGTGCAAGTTTAACTAA
- the crtL gene encoding lycopene beta cyclase yields MTKCADVLVLGAGPAALCIVAELVQQGLEVQALASHAPNRPWPNTYGIWAEEVESLGMASLLGHRWSNTVSFFGNGVDEDGLAPVQHHFDYGLFDQAALQRALLLKCGDINWLVETAERINFLGANTEVCCRSGNTYRARVVIDASGHRSSFVRRPNHGPVAQQAAYGVVGRFSSPPVESGQFVLMDFRPDHLTKAELEEPPSFLYAMDFGEGVFFVEETSLACAPPLSWNKLKERLYARLQKRGIEIQEVLHEENCLFPMNLPLPDRNQSLLAFGGSASMVHPASGYMVGALLRRAPTLAKHLAKAIAIEPALNSEDLAKRGWQVLWTPELVQRHRLYQFGLSRLMSFDETRLRSFFGTFFRLPREDWSGFLANTLPLTHLLIVMLRLFAMSPWKVRIGMIFGASKPIS; encoded by the coding sequence TTGACAAAGTGTGCCGATGTTTTGGTTTTGGGGGCTGGTCCCGCGGCTCTCTGCATTGTTGCTGAGTTGGTCCAGCAAGGATTAGAGGTCCAAGCACTTGCATCACATGCTCCTAATCGCCCCTGGCCTAATACCTATGGGATTTGGGCTGAAGAAGTTGAGTCTTTAGGAATGGCTTCATTATTGGGCCATCGCTGGTCCAATACTGTAAGTTTTTTTGGTAATGGAGTTGATGAAGATGGTTTAGCTCCTGTTCAACACCATTTTGACTATGGCTTGTTTGATCAAGCTGCATTACAAAGAGCATTGCTTTTGAAATGTGGGGATATTAATTGGCTTGTGGAGACTGCTGAAAGAATTAATTTCTTAGGAGCTAATACTGAAGTTTGTTGTAGATCTGGTAATACATATCGCGCAAGGGTCGTTATTGATGCAAGTGGCCATAGAAGTTCATTTGTACGTAGACCGAATCATGGCCCAGTTGCGCAGCAAGCTGCTTATGGCGTAGTAGGTCGATTTAGTTCCCCTCCAGTTGAAAGTGGACAATTTGTGTTGATGGATTTTCGTCCTGATCACCTTACGAAGGCTGAATTAGAAGAGCCTCCGTCTTTTTTATATGCAATGGATTTTGGCGAAGGTGTTTTTTTTGTAGAGGAAACTTCACTTGCATGTGCTCCGCCACTTTCTTGGAACAAGCTTAAAGAAAGGCTTTATGCACGCTTACAAAAACGAGGTATTGAGATTCAAGAAGTTCTACATGAAGAAAATTGTTTGTTCCCTATGAACTTGCCTTTGCCTGACAGGAATCAATCACTTCTTGCTTTTGGAGGATCGGCAAGCATGGTCCATCCTGCGTCTGGTTATATGGTCGGCGCATTACTTCGAAGAGCTCCAACTTTGGCTAAACATTTAGCAAAGGCAATTGCTATTGAGCCTGCATTGAATTCAGAAGATTTAGCTAAAAGGGGATGGCAGGTCTTGTGGACTCCTGAGCTTGTACAGAGACATCGTTTGTATCAATTTGGTTTGTCAAGGTTAATGAGCTTTGATGAAACTCGCTTGCGAAGCTTTTTTGGAACTTTTTTCAGACTTCCTAGAGAAGATTGGTCAGGTTTCCTAGCCAATACGCTTCCATTAACTCATCTTTTGATTGTTATGTTGAGGCTTTTTGCGATGTCTCCATGGAAGGTGAGAATTGGAATGATTTTTGGGGCATCGAAACCTATTAGTTAA
- the gyrA gene encoding DNA gyrase subunit A, with protein sequence MSDPVGPGSGAPGESDDRIIQTDLRNEMSRSYLEYAMSVIVGRALPDARDGLKPVHRRILYAMYELGLTSDRPYRKCARVVGEVLGKYHPHGDTAVYDALVRMAQDFSMRMPLIDGHGNFGSVDNDPPAAMRYTESRLQALTTDSLLEDIEAETVEFADNFDGSQQEPTVMPARIPQLLLNGSSGIAVGMATNIPPHNLGELIDGLKALISNPDLNDQGLMQIITGPDFPTGGQILGRNGIRETYLSGRGSVTMRGVAEIETIESPGRPDRDAVIITQLPYQTNKAALIERIADMVNDKKLDGISDIRDESDRDGMRVVVELRRDSYPQVVLNNLFKLTPLQSNFSANMLSLVNGEPVLLTLRKTLQVFLDFRIETIEKRTRYFLRKAEERDHILLGLLLALDKLDPIIALIRAASDSATAKKQLQDLHGLTEIQADAILQMQLRRLTALEADKIRLEHEDLVDKIADFKDILDRRDRVLSIITDELSKLKERYATPRLTEILDLGGGLEDIDLIANERSVVLLTETGYLKRMPVSEFESTSRGTRGKAGTRSQGEEAVRLFISCNDHDTLLLFSDRGVAYALPTYRVPQCSRAAKGTPVVQLLPIPREEAITSLLSVSSFDDESHLLMLTKGGFIKRTSVSAFSKIRSNGLIAIGLEEGDALTWVRLAASGDSVLIASRTGMTIHFRINDNELRPLGRTARGVRSMNLRSGDSLVSMDVLPKELADQVASSFEEDVDDGVESSAVTEGPWVLVASATGLGKRVPVTQFRLQKRAGMGLRAMKFRREGDELVGLRVLGYGEELLLVSERGVIVRTSADKIPQQSRAATGVRLQRLDSGDQLSEVVLVPPEPEEQALQAETPSSDDTSELNEATPL encoded by the coding sequence ATGTCTGATCCTGTGGGACCTGGAAGCGGCGCTCCCGGCGAGTCCGACGATCGGATCATCCAGACAGACCTTCGCAATGAAATGTCGCGCTCCTACTTGGAGTACGCAATGAGTGTGATTGTCGGACGAGCTTTGCCTGATGCGCGGGATGGCCTTAAGCCCGTCCATAGGCGAATTCTTTATGCAATGTATGAACTAGGTTTGACCAGTGATAGGCCTTATAGGAAGTGTGCACGTGTAGTTGGTGAAGTGCTTGGTAAGTATCACCCTCATGGCGATACAGCTGTTTATGACGCCTTGGTTCGGATGGCCCAGGACTTCTCAATGAGAATGCCTTTGATTGATGGTCATGGGAATTTTGGCTCGGTCGATAATGATCCGCCTGCTGCCATGAGGTATACGGAATCACGACTGCAAGCTCTAACTACTGACAGTTTGCTTGAGGATATTGAGGCGGAGACTGTTGAGTTCGCTGACAATTTTGATGGTTCACAACAAGAGCCAACAGTCATGCCTGCACGAATTCCACAGTTATTACTAAATGGTTCTTCAGGGATAGCCGTAGGAATGGCTACAAATATTCCTCCACATAATCTTGGTGAATTAATTGATGGCCTGAAAGCTTTGATATCGAACCCAGACTTAAATGATCAAGGCTTGATGCAAATAATTACAGGTCCAGATTTTCCTACTGGCGGTCAAATCTTAGGTAGAAATGGTATACGCGAAACATATCTTTCGGGAAGAGGTTCTGTAACTATGCGGGGAGTTGCTGAGATTGAGACCATTGAGTCACCAGGTCGTCCTGATAGAGACGCTGTAATTATCACTCAACTTCCTTATCAAACAAATAAGGCGGCTCTTATTGAGAGAATTGCTGACATGGTAAATGATAAGAAATTAGATGGTATTTCAGATATAAGAGATGAAAGTGACCGTGATGGAATGAGGGTAGTTGTTGAATTAAGACGTGACTCATACCCTCAAGTTGTCTTAAATAATCTATTTAAACTTACTCCCTTACAGAGTAATTTTAGTGCTAACATGCTTTCATTGGTAAATGGAGAGCCTGTACTACTTACATTGCGTAAGACTCTGCAAGTTTTTTTAGACTTTAGAATAGAAACTATCGAGAAACGTACTCGTTATTTTTTACGCAAAGCAGAAGAAAGAGATCATATACTCTTAGGACTTCTACTCGCTTTAGATAAGCTGGACCCGATTATTGCATTAATTAGAGCAGCTTCAGACTCTGCAACTGCGAAAAAGCAATTACAAGATCTTCATGGGCTTACTGAGATTCAAGCTGATGCAATTTTGCAGATGCAATTGAGGAGGCTGACAGCATTAGAAGCTGATAAAATCAGGCTTGAGCATGAAGATTTAGTCGATAAAATTGCAGACTTTAAGGATATTTTAGATCGTAGAGATCGTGTTCTTTCAATTATCACTGATGAATTGTCTAAGTTAAAGGAACGTTATGCGACACCTAGACTTACTGAAATACTTGATTTAGGGGGTGGACTTGAGGATATAGACCTTATTGCTAATGAGCGATCAGTAGTTTTACTAACTGAGACAGGCTATCTAAAGCGAATGCCTGTTAGTGAGTTTGAGTCAACTAGCCGGGGCACCAGAGGTAAGGCAGGTACACGTAGTCAAGGAGAGGAAGCGGTAAGGCTTTTTATCAGTTGTAATGATCACGATACTCTTCTTCTTTTCAGTGATAGAGGGGTTGCTTACGCATTGCCTACTTACCGAGTCCCGCAATGCAGTAGAGCGGCAAAGGGGACTCCTGTAGTGCAGCTTTTGCCCATCCCTCGTGAAGAGGCAATCACTTCTCTTTTGTCTGTTTCTTCTTTTGATGATGAATCTCATCTGTTGATGCTTACTAAGGGTGGCTTTATAAAAAGGACATCTGTATCCGCTTTTAGCAAAATTCGCTCTAATGGATTAATTGCTATTGGATTGGAAGAGGGAGATGCTCTTACTTGGGTGAGATTGGCTGCTTCTGGTGACAGTGTTTTGATTGCTTCTAGAACTGGAATGACAATTCACTTCCGAATAAATGATAATGAGCTGAGACCACTTGGTAGAACTGCTCGTGGGGTCAGATCTATGAACTTGAGAAGTGGCGACTCATTAGTAAGTATGGATGTTTTGCCGAAAGAATTGGCTGATCAGGTTGCAAGTAGTTTTGAAGAGGATGTAGATGATGGAGTCGAGTCCTCTGCAGTGACGGAGGGACCATGGGTTTTAGTTGCTTCAGCGACTGGATTGGGTAAGAGGGTTCCAGTGACGCAATTTCGATTACAGAAACGGGCAGGTATGGGCTTGCGGGCTATGAAATTTAGGAGAGAGGGGGATGAGTTGGTGGGGTTAAGAGTTTTGGGATACGGAGAAGAGCTGTTGCTTGTGAGTGAGCGGGGTGTAATTGTGCGTACGAGCGCAGACAAGATTCCTCAACAATCTAGAGCTGCAACAGGAGTTAGGCTTCAACGCCTTGATTCTGGGGATCAACTCTCTGAAGTTGTTTTGGTTCCGCCAGAACCTGAAGAACAGGCTCTTCAAGCTGAAACTCCAAGTTCAGATGACACTTCTGAACTTAACGAAGCGACTCCTCTCTGA
- a CDS encoding CAAD domain-containing protein, which yields MSSVKRSNSRNKKDFPSHTENTSEIGLSNSKRSSTSDKPDQYQNPADANEVLAIEKSAASSEIQSGFDIGNELESLLSKLRGWIGLKTNSKEFDLFLDPSLVLLGLIALLVFFKAYTGVLESFEKIPLAPSFCQVLGTIWLTKFSIKRLLRKQERQQFLLKAKKRWQTFSGQNEKNS from the coding sequence ATGAGCTCTGTTAAGAGATCCAATTCGCGAAACAAAAAGGATTTCCCATCTCACACAGAGAACACTTCAGAAATTGGACTTTCCAACTCAAAAAGGTCTTCAACTTCTGACAAACCAGACCAATATCAAAACCCTGCAGACGCAAATGAAGTTTTAGCAATTGAAAAATCAGCAGCCTCCTCAGAAATTCAATCAGGGTTCGACATTGGAAACGAATTAGAAAGCCTTCTAAGTAAATTAAGGGGATGGATAGGTCTCAAAACGAATTCCAAAGAGTTCGATCTCTTTTTAGACCCTTCTCTTGTTTTATTAGGTTTGATAGCTCTTTTGGTTTTTTTTAAGGCTTACACTGGTGTTTTGGAAAGTTTCGAGAAAATTCCTTTAGCACCAAGTTTTTGCCAAGTTTTAGGGACTATCTGGTTAACAAAGTTTTCAATAAAGCGCCTACTACGCAAGCAAGAGCGTCAACAATTTCTCCTTAAGGCAAAAAAACGCTGGCAAACCTTCTCAGGCCAAAACGAAAAAAACTCCTAA